A genome region from Setaria italica strain Yugu1 chromosome III, Setaria_italica_v2.0, whole genome shotgun sequence includes the following:
- the LOC101765247 gene encoding L-type lectin-domain containing receptor kinase IV.3, with protein MIPFFLHCFLLFFFFPGSGAEEFVYNGFANANLSFEGEASIDERGRLGLTTGLDIVGVGHAFYRYPISFRKTPSDPAMHSFTTSFLFEMTSLYEHYGSTPGSDGVAFVISSTNKFLNDSLLPGPYLGLFNMSNRSSASRNILAIELGTIMNPKLNDIDDNHVAININSLISVNYHTAGFYTPDGGFQSVRLNMEQVFQLWVDYDGKAQQLNVTLGFPGSPKPKYPLLSNTLNLSSLLPSELFVGFSASTSTLSTRHFILGWSFKTNGEASQLNYSAFVEGSAPAGPGLRFNISQEIVPNPNHRSQRARTPLHVLLPVVTLTSLILLVMSAGLAGNTKESDWEMNCGPPSFTYKDLVSATGGFKDKMLLGKGGFGRVYKGFLPASKQNVAIKRISPESKQGTKEFASEVTILGHVRHRSLVRLLGYCRHKHELLLVYDYMPNGSLDKYLHGQDKPALGWSQRFCIIKSVASGLFYLHEEWEHVVIHRDIKSSNVLLDDAMNGRLGDFGLARLHDHGVDAHTTRIAGTFGYIAPELARLGKATKAADVFAFGVFMREVTCGRRPVEVNACGEPQVLADHVINAWQDGSIMDSRDPRLEDCVAQEVEMVLKLGLLCSHPSPKVRPGTRLVMRYLENVATLPDFPLNFFNADPANDEVYDQFVASVAAATISLSGGR; from the exons ATGATCCCCTTCTTCTTGCATtgctttcttctctttttcttcttccctggCTCCGGTGCTGAGGAATTTGTATACAATGGATTCGCAAACGCTAATCTAAGCTTTGAAGGTGAAGCTTCTATTGATGAGCGTGGTCGCCTGGGACTAACAACTGGTCTTGACATAGTCGGAGTCGGCCATGCTTTCTACAGATACCCTATAAGCTTCAGAAAGACCCCCAGCGATCCTGCCATGCACTCCTTTACGACATCGTTCTTGTTCGAGATGACATCTTTGTATGAACATTATGGTTCTACTCCAGGAAGTGATGGGGTTGCCTTTGTGATTTCTTCCACCAATAAGTTCTTGAACGACTCCTTATTACCAGGTCCGTACCTAGGCCTCTTCAATATGTCAAATAGGAGCAGCGCTTCCAGGAATATACTCGCCATTGAGCTTGGTACCATCATGAATCCTAAGTTGAACGACATAGACGATAACCATGTTGCGATCAATATCAACAGCTTGATTTCAGTTAACTACCATACTGCTGGCTTCTACACCCCGGATGGTGGGTTCCAGTCCGTGAGACTAAACATGGAACAAGTATTCCAGTTATGGGTAGATTATGATGGAAAAGCTCAGCAACTAAATGTCACCTTAGGGTTTCCCGGGTCACCTAAACCCAAGTATCCACTACTATCCAACACTTTGAATCTGTCATCTTTGTTACCAAGTGAGCTCTTTGTTGGGTTTTCCGCATCAACGAGCACATTGTCAACCAGGCATTTCATTCTTGGCTGGAGCTTCAAAACAAATGGGGAAGCTTCACAGCTCAACTACTCTGCGTTTGTAGAAGGGTCTGCACCAGCAGGGCCAGGGTTAAGATTTAATATTTCTCAGGAAATAGTTCCAAATCCTAATCACCGATCACAGAGAGCTCGCACACCCTTGCATGTGCTTCTACCTGTAGTTACTTTAACTTCATTGATCTTGCTTGTTATGTCTGCTGGCCTTG CTGGGAATACGAAAGAATCAGATTGGGAGATGAACTGTGGTCCACCTTCTTTCACATACAAAGATCTGGTCAGTGCTACTGGTGGGTTCAAAGACAAGATGCTCCTTGGTAAGGGAGGTTTTGGACGGGTCTACAAAGGATTCCTCCCTGCCTCTAAGCAGAATGTTGCAATCAAGCGGATCTCCCCTGAGTCGAAGCAAGGGACCAAGGAGTTTGCATCCGAAGTTACCATATTAGGTCATGTTCGCCACCGGAGTCTTGTTCGTTTACTTGGCTATTGCAGGCACAAGCATGAGCTACTCTTGGTGTACGATTATATGCCCAATGGCAGCCTTGATAAATATCTGCATGGTCAAGATAAACCTGCACTAGGTTGGTCTCAGAGATTTTGCATCATCAAAAGTGTTGCATCTGGACTCTTCTACCTCCATGAGGAATGGGAACATGTGGTCATCCATCGAGACATTAAGTCAAGCAATGTCCTCCTTGACGATGCAATGAATGGAAGGCTGGGTGATTTTGGCCTTGCAAGATTACATGACCACGGAGTGGATGCTCACACCACACGCATAGCAGGAACATTTGGCTACATTGCTCCCGAGCTGGCTAGACTTGGCAAAGCAACCAAGGCGGCTGATGTTTTTGCATTTGGGGTGTTTATGAGGGAGGTTACATGCGGAAGGCGGCCGGTTGAGGTAAATGCTTGTGGAGAGCCTCAGGTGCTAGCTGACCATGTGATCAATGCATGGCAAGATGGCTCAATCATGGACTCCAGAGACCCTAGACTGGAAGATTGTGTAGCGCAGGAGGTAGAGATGGTTTTAAAGCTAGGACTCCTATGCTCACACCCATCACCCAAGGTGAGGCCTGGCACGCGCTTGGTGATGCGATACCTGGAAAATGTTGCAACACTCCCTGATTTCCCACTTAATTTCTTCAACGCTGATCCAGCTAATGATGAAGTGTACGATCAGTTTGTTGCCTCTGTGGCGGCCGCGACAATCAGTCTTTCTGGTGGAAGATGA
- the LOC101755233 gene encoding DNA (cytosine-5)-methyltransferase CMT2 isoform X2, with translation MEPPPPDPASPPATGPAAEAPGDGAAEGDEAGGPGFSAELEPLWSQLFGDPADELEPMWSPPREFGVVGAGFAAAPEEVEAEDGDGDAEGPWDGAPWRSTGLVAGEGGVPPPAAAPSGFPEFVADPTEAASSGPALEVRPLDSDSAPPVPPCPPAPVALEVRAPELIPGCEPALPPPAASSEAKLEECTINSVPSPPAPPSPDGPELGAEDGYPSQKITSETMVVIGLTAVERPEINAASCSMPDALARDGASLRRSPRIVAIKAKANVASLEEKIDSPRASKLCLAVSGQSSISDGSRHSLSATSPEETTVTPIKPVDLLDGVKPQGSRDIVAMQSSSTDVVVALPVVSKKSSKNKAVPVSSPRKTRSASKVLVNSNRVSAVSPVINCGPTMHKAGSDTPPRKHKLASEPSLERVDAVLHNSGLVSANKVVNEMPLELQAAASQPPKAKRARVSPGKCSLNLRRAKDDSSSISELPMAKVTSDPENKPKLILDKYSTDSEMVDGEDGSCFFMGEAVPHEEARHRWPNRYGSNHCLLKKDKWRNTQTFSNAGKAVFDVKCHYLRASVCGSTLCIGDCAFIKGPEGKPHYIGRLLEFFETSAGQYYFSVQWFFRAEDTVMEDQAQAHDPRRLFYSDLKDDNLLDCIVSKVTIVQVSPSVNEKSQSIPSFHYYYDMKYSLDYSTFSNMEMGDANETLQSHHTSGNDNVKRIDSTEKQKSPAPEMRELSLLDLYCGCGGMSTGLCLGARGGGVNLIARWAVDGDEVACESFRLNHPETRVRNETTDDFLELLREWEKLCKTYVKQRSKVKSRSNISVQSSDETPDCSTIPPEEFEVWKLVDICFGDPNGVGKHGLYFKVRWKGYGPNDDTWEPIEGLKNCKDAIRDFVIEGHKGKILPIPGDVDVICGGPPCQGISGYNRNREFDAPFNCERNKQIIVFMDVMQFLKPKYIYMENVLDILKFADATLARYALSRLVAMNYQAKLGIMAAGCYGLPQFRMRVFLLGCHPKENLPPFPLPTHEAIVKNGCPLAFERNLVGWPDGMPMQLEKPIVLEDALSDLPEVANGEKREEMLYVKGPQTEFQRYIRSFNSVIGSRAHVTKDSKSKLYDHRPRALDNDNYLRVLQIPKKKGANFRDLPGVIVGPDNVARLDPTKERILLPSGNPLVIDCVLNYEHGKSLRPYGRLWWDEVVGTVLTCPNARMQALIHPAQDRLLTIRESARLQGFPDSFRFRGTVKDRYRQIGNAVAVPVGRALGYALAMAILNKTGDEPLMELPPKFAFSHDVQGLSSPNGLQSGNI, from the exons ATGGAGCCCCCGCCCCCGgaccccgcctcgccgccggcgaccggccccgccgccgaagccccgggggacggggcggcggagggcgacgaGGCGGGCGGGCCCGGGTTCAGCGCGGAGCTCGAGCCCCTCTGGTCGCAACTCTTCGGCGACCCCGCGGATGAGCTGGAGCCCATGTGGTCGCCGCCGAGGGAGTtcggcgtcgtcggcgcgggCTTCGCAGCCGCcccggaggaggtggaggccgaggacggcgacggcgacgccgagggGCCCTGGGACGGCGCGCCGTGGAGGTCCACcgggctcgtcgccggcgagggcggTGTGCCCCCACCCGCGGCGGCACCATCCGGGTTCCCGGAGTTCGTGGCCGATCCCACTGAGGCAGCTTCATCGGGACCGGCGCTAGAGGTGAGACCGCTCGATTCCGATTCTGCTCCACCGGTGCCACCGTGCCCCCCAGCTCCGGTGGCTTTAGAGGTGCGTGCGCCTGAGCTGATCCCCGGCTGCGAGCCTGCGCTACCACCACCAGCGGCTTCTTCTGAAGCCAAACTAGAGGAGTGCACCATCAACTCGGTGCCATCACCGCCGGCCCCGCCTTCTCCTGATGGTCCTGAACTGGGGGCAGAGGATGGGTACCCCTCGCAGAAAATCACCTCGGAAACCATGGTGGTTATTGGTTTGACTGCGGTGGAACGTCCCGAGATCAATGCAGCTAGCTGCAGTATGCCGGATGCCCTTGCCAGAGATGGTGCATCTCTCCGGAGGTCCCCTAGGATTGTGGCAATCAAGGCCAAAGCAAATGTTGCATCTTTGGAAGAGAAAATAGACTCACCTCGAGCTTCCAAGCTCTGCTTAGCGGTTTCTGGGCAGAGCAGCATCAGTGATGGGAGCCGGCACTCTTTATCCGCAACCTCACCTGAGGAGACCACGGTTACTCCAATAAAGCCAGTTGACTTGCTCGACGGGGTGAAGCCGCAAGGATCACGAGACATTGTTGCAATGCAGAGCTCCTCTACCGATGTTGTGGTGGCTTTACCAGTGGTGAGTAAAAAGAGCTCCAAGAACAAAGCAGTGCCTGTGTCTTCTCCAAGGAAGACTAGATCAGCCTCAAAGGTACTAGTGAATTCCAACAGGGTATCAGCTGTTTCTCCAGTGATTAATTGTGGGCCTACTATGCATAAAGCAGGTTCCGATACACCTCCTAGGAAGCACAAGCTTGCTTCTGAGCCCAGTTTGGAGAGAGTGGATGCTGTGTTACACAACTCTGGGTTAGTGAGTGCTAACAAAGTGGTCAATGAGATGCCCCTAGAGCTACAGGCAGCAGCATCTCAACCTCCAAAGGCAAAGCGGGCCAGGGTATCCCCAGGGAAATGCTCATTGAACTTGAGGAGGGCAAAGGATGATAGTAGCTCAATCAGCGAATTGCCAATGGCCAAAGTGACCTCAGATCCTGAGAATAAGCCTAAACTTATATTGGATAAGTATTCTACTGATTCTGAAATGGTGGATGGCGAGGATGGTTCCTGTTTCTTTATGGGTGAGGCAGTGCCTCACGAGGAGGCTAGGCACAGGTGGCCTAACCGCTACGGGAGCAATCATTGCCTTCTGAAGAAG GATAAGTGGAGAAATACCCAAACGTTTTCCAA TGCTGGCAAAGCTGTCTTCGATGTCAAATGTCACTATTTGCGAGCTAGTGTATGTGGATCTACTTTATGTATTGGGGATTGTGCATTTATTAAG GGTCCGGAAGGAAAACCACATTATATTGGCAGGTTATTAGAGTTCTTCGAAACGAGTGCAGGTCAATATTACTTCAGTGTGCAGTGGTTTTTCAGAGCTGAAGACACG GTCATGGAAGACCAAGCACAGGCTCATGACCCAAGGAGGCTCTTTTACTCAGACCTGAAGGACGACAATTTACTAGACTGCATTGTTTCTAAAGTGACCATCGTGCAAGTTTCTCCTAGT GTAAATGAAAAGTCTCAATCAATTCCTTCTTTCCACTACTACTATGACATGAAGTATTCTCTGGACTATAGTACATTCTCTAACATGGAAATGG GAGATGCAAATGAAACATTACAGTCACATCACACTAGTGGCAACGACAATGTGAAAAGGATTGATTCCACTGAAAAGCAGAAATCTCCCGCACCAGAGATGAGGGAGCTCTCCCTGTTAGATCTGTACTGTGGCTGTGGGGGAATGTCAACTGGACTTTGTCTTGGGGCTCGTGGTGGTGGTGTGAATCTTATAGCG AGATGGGCTGTTGATGGCGATGAAGTGGCATGCGAAAGCTTCAGGCTGAATCATCCAGAAACTCGG GTCCGGAATGAAACCACCGATGACTTCCTTGAGTTGTTGAGGGAATGGGAAAAACTATGCAAAACCTATGTGAAGCAACGCAGTAAAGTGAAGTCCCGTTCTAACATTTCAGTACAATCCAGTGATGAAACTCCAGATTGTTCTACAATCCCTCCTGAAGAATTTGAAGTATGGAAGCTAGTTGACATTTGTTTCGGTGATCCAAATGGTGTCGGAAAGCATGGCTTATACTTTAAG GTCCGTTGGAAAGGTTATGGCCCTAATGATGACACATGGGAGCCAATTGAAGGATTAAA GAACTGTAAAGATGCAATTAGGGATTTTGTAATTGAAGGACATAAGGGAAAAATATTACCTATTCCT GGTGATGTGGATGTCATATGTGGGGGGCCACCATGCCAAGGCATTAGCGGCTACAACCGCAATAGAGAATTTGATGCACCATTCAACTGTGAGAGAAACAAGCAAATTATTGTCTTCATGGATGTAATGCAATTTTTGAAGCCCAAATACATTTATATGGAAAATGTTCTTGATATATTGAAGTTTGCTGatgcaacacttgcaagatatGCTCTAAGCCGGCTAGTTGCTATGAATTATCAAGCAAAACTAGGAATCATGGCTGCTGGATGTTATGGCCTCCCACAATTTCGAATGCGTGTATTTTTGTTGGGCTGTCATCCTAAGGAG AATTTACCCCCATTTCCTCTGCCTACTCATGAGGCAATTGTGAAGAATGGTTGCCCATTGGCTTTCGAG CGTAATTTGGTTGGGTGGCCCGACGGCATGCCAATGCAACTAGAAAAACCAATTGTTCTTGAAGATGCTTTATCTGATCTTCCGGAA GTGGCGAATGGAGAAAAGCGTGAAGAAATGCTATATGTAAAGGGACCTCAGACGGAATTCCAAAGATACATTCGGTCATTTAATTCTG TGATTGGATCCAGAGCTCATGTCACAAAAGATTCCAAGTCAAAATTGTATGACCATCGACCAAGGGCACTAGATAATGATAACTACTTAAGAGTATTGCAGATTCCCAAGAAAAAG GGAGCTAATTTTCGAGACCTTCCGGGAGTCATAGTAGGTCCTGACAATGTAGCTAGATTAGATCCAACTAAGGAGAGAATACTTTTGCCATCTGGTAATCCTCTG GTGATTGATTGTGTGCTAAATTACGAGCATGGTAAATCCTTAAG ACCATACGGTAGACTATGGTGGGATGAGGTAGTGGGAACCGTGCTGACATGTCCAAATGCTCGAATGCAG GCCTTAATACATCCTGCACAAGACAGACTACTAACTATTCGCGAAAGCGCTCGTTTGCAAGGTTTTCCCGACAGCTTCAGGTTTCGTGGAACAGTCAAAGACAG GTATCGCCAGATTGGAAATGCAGTGGCAGTACCTGTCGGCCGTGCACTTGGGTATGCCCTGGCCATGGCCATTCTGAACAAGACTGGAGATGAGCCTCTAATGGAGTTGCCACCCAAGTTTGCATTCTCTCATGATGTACAAGGTCTTTCAAGTCCAAACGGTCTTCAGAGTGGCAACATCTAA
- the LOC101755233 gene encoding DNA (cytosine-5)-methyltransferase CMT2 isoform X1 — protein MEPPPPDPASPPATGPAAEAPGDGAAEGDEAGGPGFSAELEPLWSQLFGDPADELEPMWSPPREFGVVGAGFAAAPEEVEAEDGDGDAEGPWDGAPWRSTGLVAGEGGVPPPAAAPSGFPEFVADPTEAASSGPALEVRPLDSDSAPPVPPCPPAPVALEVRAPELIPGCEPALPPPAASSEAKLEECTINSVPSPPAPPSPDGPELGAEDGYPSQKITSETMVVIGLTAVERPEINAASCSMPDALARDGASLRRSPRIVAIKAKANVASLEEKIDSPRASKLCLAVSGQSSISDGSRHSLSATSPEETTVTPIKPVDLLDGVKPQGSRDIVAMQSSSTDVVVALPVVSKKSSKNKAVPVSSPRKTRSASKVLVNSNRVSAVSPVINCGPTMHKAGSDTPPRKHKLASEPSLERVDAVLHNSGLVSANKVVNEMPLELQAAASQPPKAKRARVSPGKCSLNLRRAKDDSSSISELPMAKVTSDPENKPKLILDKYSTDSEMVDGEDGSCFFMGEAVPHEEARHRWPNRYGSNHCLLKKDKWRNTQTFSNAGKAVFDVKCHYLRASVCGSTLCIGDCAFIKGPEGKPHYIGRLLEFFETSAGQYYFSVQWFFRAEDTVMEDQAQAHDPRRLFYSDLKDDNLLDCIVSKVTIVQVSPSVNEKSQSIPSFHYYYDMKYSLDYSTFSNMEMGDANETLQSHHTSGNDNVKRIDSTEKQKSPAPEMRELSLLDLYCGCGGMSTGLCLGARGGGVNLIARWAVDGDEVACESFRLNHPETRVRNETTDDFLELLREWEKLCKTYVKQRSKVKSRSNISVQSSDETPDCSTIPPEEFEVWKLVDICFGDPNGVGKHGLYFKVRWKGYGPNDDTWEPIEGLKNCKDAIRDFVIEGHKGKILPIPGDVDVICGGPPCQGISGYNRNREFDAPFNCERNKQIIVFMDVMQFLKPKYIYMENVLDILKFADATLARYALSRLVAMNYQAKLGIMAAGCYGLPQFRMRVFLLGCHPKENLPPFPLPTHEAIVKNGCPLAFERNLVGWPDGMPMQLEKPIVLEDALSDLPEVANGEKREEMLYVKGPQTEFQRYIRSFNSEVIGSRAHVTKDSKSKLYDHRPRALDNDNYLRVLQIPKKKGANFRDLPGVIVGPDNVARLDPTKERILLPSGNPLVIDCVLNYEHGKSLRPYGRLWWDEVVGTVLTCPNARMQALIHPAQDRLLTIRESARLQGFPDSFRFRGTVKDRYRQIGNAVAVPVGRALGYALAMAILNKTGDEPLMELPPKFAFSHDVQGLSSPNGLQSGNI, from the exons ATGGAGCCCCCGCCCCCGgaccccgcctcgccgccggcgaccggccccgccgccgaagccccgggggacggggcggcggagggcgacgaGGCGGGCGGGCCCGGGTTCAGCGCGGAGCTCGAGCCCCTCTGGTCGCAACTCTTCGGCGACCCCGCGGATGAGCTGGAGCCCATGTGGTCGCCGCCGAGGGAGTtcggcgtcgtcggcgcgggCTTCGCAGCCGCcccggaggaggtggaggccgaggacggcgacggcgacgccgagggGCCCTGGGACGGCGCGCCGTGGAGGTCCACcgggctcgtcgccggcgagggcggTGTGCCCCCACCCGCGGCGGCACCATCCGGGTTCCCGGAGTTCGTGGCCGATCCCACTGAGGCAGCTTCATCGGGACCGGCGCTAGAGGTGAGACCGCTCGATTCCGATTCTGCTCCACCGGTGCCACCGTGCCCCCCAGCTCCGGTGGCTTTAGAGGTGCGTGCGCCTGAGCTGATCCCCGGCTGCGAGCCTGCGCTACCACCACCAGCGGCTTCTTCTGAAGCCAAACTAGAGGAGTGCACCATCAACTCGGTGCCATCACCGCCGGCCCCGCCTTCTCCTGATGGTCCTGAACTGGGGGCAGAGGATGGGTACCCCTCGCAGAAAATCACCTCGGAAACCATGGTGGTTATTGGTTTGACTGCGGTGGAACGTCCCGAGATCAATGCAGCTAGCTGCAGTATGCCGGATGCCCTTGCCAGAGATGGTGCATCTCTCCGGAGGTCCCCTAGGATTGTGGCAATCAAGGCCAAAGCAAATGTTGCATCTTTGGAAGAGAAAATAGACTCACCTCGAGCTTCCAAGCTCTGCTTAGCGGTTTCTGGGCAGAGCAGCATCAGTGATGGGAGCCGGCACTCTTTATCCGCAACCTCACCTGAGGAGACCACGGTTACTCCAATAAAGCCAGTTGACTTGCTCGACGGGGTGAAGCCGCAAGGATCACGAGACATTGTTGCAATGCAGAGCTCCTCTACCGATGTTGTGGTGGCTTTACCAGTGGTGAGTAAAAAGAGCTCCAAGAACAAAGCAGTGCCTGTGTCTTCTCCAAGGAAGACTAGATCAGCCTCAAAGGTACTAGTGAATTCCAACAGGGTATCAGCTGTTTCTCCAGTGATTAATTGTGGGCCTACTATGCATAAAGCAGGTTCCGATACACCTCCTAGGAAGCACAAGCTTGCTTCTGAGCCCAGTTTGGAGAGAGTGGATGCTGTGTTACACAACTCTGGGTTAGTGAGTGCTAACAAAGTGGTCAATGAGATGCCCCTAGAGCTACAGGCAGCAGCATCTCAACCTCCAAAGGCAAAGCGGGCCAGGGTATCCCCAGGGAAATGCTCATTGAACTTGAGGAGGGCAAAGGATGATAGTAGCTCAATCAGCGAATTGCCAATGGCCAAAGTGACCTCAGATCCTGAGAATAAGCCTAAACTTATATTGGATAAGTATTCTACTGATTCTGAAATGGTGGATGGCGAGGATGGTTCCTGTTTCTTTATGGGTGAGGCAGTGCCTCACGAGGAGGCTAGGCACAGGTGGCCTAACCGCTACGGGAGCAATCATTGCCTTCTGAAGAAG GATAAGTGGAGAAATACCCAAACGTTTTCCAA TGCTGGCAAAGCTGTCTTCGATGTCAAATGTCACTATTTGCGAGCTAGTGTATGTGGATCTACTTTATGTATTGGGGATTGTGCATTTATTAAG GGTCCGGAAGGAAAACCACATTATATTGGCAGGTTATTAGAGTTCTTCGAAACGAGTGCAGGTCAATATTACTTCAGTGTGCAGTGGTTTTTCAGAGCTGAAGACACG GTCATGGAAGACCAAGCACAGGCTCATGACCCAAGGAGGCTCTTTTACTCAGACCTGAAGGACGACAATTTACTAGACTGCATTGTTTCTAAAGTGACCATCGTGCAAGTTTCTCCTAGT GTAAATGAAAAGTCTCAATCAATTCCTTCTTTCCACTACTACTATGACATGAAGTATTCTCTGGACTATAGTACATTCTCTAACATGGAAATGG GAGATGCAAATGAAACATTACAGTCACATCACACTAGTGGCAACGACAATGTGAAAAGGATTGATTCCACTGAAAAGCAGAAATCTCCCGCACCAGAGATGAGGGAGCTCTCCCTGTTAGATCTGTACTGTGGCTGTGGGGGAATGTCAACTGGACTTTGTCTTGGGGCTCGTGGTGGTGGTGTGAATCTTATAGCG AGATGGGCTGTTGATGGCGATGAAGTGGCATGCGAAAGCTTCAGGCTGAATCATCCAGAAACTCGG GTCCGGAATGAAACCACCGATGACTTCCTTGAGTTGTTGAGGGAATGGGAAAAACTATGCAAAACCTATGTGAAGCAACGCAGTAAAGTGAAGTCCCGTTCTAACATTTCAGTACAATCCAGTGATGAAACTCCAGATTGTTCTACAATCCCTCCTGAAGAATTTGAAGTATGGAAGCTAGTTGACATTTGTTTCGGTGATCCAAATGGTGTCGGAAAGCATGGCTTATACTTTAAG GTCCGTTGGAAAGGTTATGGCCCTAATGATGACACATGGGAGCCAATTGAAGGATTAAA GAACTGTAAAGATGCAATTAGGGATTTTGTAATTGAAGGACATAAGGGAAAAATATTACCTATTCCT GGTGATGTGGATGTCATATGTGGGGGGCCACCATGCCAAGGCATTAGCGGCTACAACCGCAATAGAGAATTTGATGCACCATTCAACTGTGAGAGAAACAAGCAAATTATTGTCTTCATGGATGTAATGCAATTTTTGAAGCCCAAATACATTTATATGGAAAATGTTCTTGATATATTGAAGTTTGCTGatgcaacacttgcaagatatGCTCTAAGCCGGCTAGTTGCTATGAATTATCAAGCAAAACTAGGAATCATGGCTGCTGGATGTTATGGCCTCCCACAATTTCGAATGCGTGTATTTTTGTTGGGCTGTCATCCTAAGGAG AATTTACCCCCATTTCCTCTGCCTACTCATGAGGCAATTGTGAAGAATGGTTGCCCATTGGCTTTCGAG CGTAATTTGGTTGGGTGGCCCGACGGCATGCCAATGCAACTAGAAAAACCAATTGTTCTTGAAGATGCTTTATCTGATCTTCCGGAA GTGGCGAATGGAGAAAAGCGTGAAGAAATGCTATATGTAAAGGGACCTCAGACGGAATTCCAAAGATACATTCGGTCATTTAATTCTG AAGTGATTGGATCCAGAGCTCATGTCACAAAAGATTCCAAGTCAAAATTGTATGACCATCGACCAAGGGCACTAGATAATGATAACTACTTAAGAGTATTGCAGATTCCCAAGAAAAAG GGAGCTAATTTTCGAGACCTTCCGGGAGTCATAGTAGGTCCTGACAATGTAGCTAGATTAGATCCAACTAAGGAGAGAATACTTTTGCCATCTGGTAATCCTCTG GTGATTGATTGTGTGCTAAATTACGAGCATGGTAAATCCTTAAG ACCATACGGTAGACTATGGTGGGATGAGGTAGTGGGAACCGTGCTGACATGTCCAAATGCTCGAATGCAG GCCTTAATACATCCTGCACAAGACAGACTACTAACTATTCGCGAAAGCGCTCGTTTGCAAGGTTTTCCCGACAGCTTCAGGTTTCGTGGAACAGTCAAAGACAG GTATCGCCAGATTGGAAATGCAGTGGCAGTACCTGTCGGCCGTGCACTTGGGTATGCCCTGGCCATGGCCATTCTGAACAAGACTGGAGATGAGCCTCTAATGGAGTTGCCACCCAAGTTTGCATTCTCTCATGATGTACAAGGTCTTTCAAGTCCAAACGGTCTTCAGAGTGGCAACATCTAA